One genomic region from Rosa rugosa chromosome 1, drRosRugo1.1, whole genome shotgun sequence encodes:
- the LOC133724343 gene encoding probable glucan 1,3-beta-glucosidase A isoform X1 translates to MISRLITLFIFLILFFVFLKFCLLNQSQFRACVSHLLKVGWCEDQGPIDQGVAYGAQNLKLPLKSVNLGNWLVVEGWMKPSLFDEIPNKDLLDGTKVQLKSTKLQNYLAAENGGDSIVVINRTAASDWETFRLWRIDENSFNFRVSNKQFVGLSRQGTNRIVAMRDAPGDTETFRIVRKDGEPNRIRIQASNDLFLQAISDTVLTADYGGSGWDDGNPSVFIMTIVGSLQGEYQITNGYGPDKAPQILQDHRNSYVTEEDFRFMSSNGLNAVRIPVGWWIAYDPTPPKPFVGGSLQALDNAFTWARKYGLKVIIDLHAVQASQNGMEHSATRDGYLEFGDSSIRDTVKVIDFLAARYAKNPALGAIELINEPWAPLVTLDTLKKYYKAGYDAVRKYTSSAYVILSNRLGPADRKELLSFAQGLSKVVIDVHYYSLYSDMFNGFSVQKNIDFIYNQRGSDLAAVTTSNGRLTFVGEWVAEWAINGASMQDYQRFAKAQLDVYGRATFGWAYWSYKCQHNHWSLKWMIENNYIKLN, encoded by the exons ATGATTTCTAGATTGATTACTCTTTTCATTTTCcttattcttttttttgtttttcttaagttttgcTTGTTGAATCAATCTCAGTTTCGGGCATGTGTTTCTCATCTTCTTAAGGTTGGATGGTGCGAAGACCAAGGACCAATAGATCAAGGAGTCGCCTATGGAG CGCAGAACTTGAAGTTGCCATTAAAATCTGTGAATCTTGGGAACTGGCTTGTTGTAGAGGGTTGGATGAAACCTTCTCTCTTTGATGAAATACCTAACAAAGATCTTTTG GATGGGACAAAGGTGCAATTGAAGTCCACAAAGCTTCAGAACTATTTGGCTGCAGAAAATGGGGGTGATTCCATTGTTGTTATTAATCGCACTGCAGCCTCTGATTGGGAAACTTTCAGG TTGTGGAGGATCGATGAAAATTCTTTCAACTTTCGAGTATCAAACAAGCAGTTTGTGGGATTGTCACGCCAGGGAACCAACAGGATAGTAGCAATGAGAGATGCACCTGGTGACACCGAAACATTTCGGATTGTAAGAAAAGATGGCGAGCCAAATAGGATTCGCATTCAAGCATCCAATGACTTATTTCTCCAG GCAATATCAGATACGGTACTGACTGCAGATTATGGAGGCTCGGGTTGGGATGACGGTAATCCATCTGTGTTTATTATGACAATAGTAGGCTCATTACAAGGTGAATACCAAATAACAAATGGTTATGGTCCGGATAAAGCCCCTCAAATCCTGCAG GACCACCGGAACTCTTACGTCACTGAAGAGGATTTCAGATTCATGTCATCCAACGGCTTGAATGCTGTGAGGATACCAGTTGGATGGTGGATTGCATATGATCCAACACCTCCAAAGCCTTTTGTTGGGGGATCATTGCAAGCCTTGGACAATGCTTTCACTTGGGCACG AAAATATGGGTTGAAGGTGATTATAGATCTACATGCGGTTCAAGCTTCCCAAAACGGCATGGAACACAGTGCAACAAGAGATGGGTATCTGGAATTTGGAGATTCCAGCATACGGGACACCGTGAAAGTTATAGATTTCCTAGCAGCAAG ATATGCTAAAAATCCAGCTCTCGGAGCAATTGAGTTAATAAATGAGCCTTGGGCACCACTCGTGACTCTAGACACCCTCAAAAAGTATTACAAAGCTGGTTATGATGCAGTAAGGAAGTACACCTCAAGTGCTTATGTGATCCTATCAAACCGCTTGGGACCTGCTGATCGAAAGGAGCTCCTCTCATTTGCCCAAGGCCTCAGTAAGGTAGTCATAGATGTGCATTACTACAGCTTGTATTCAGACATGTTCAACGGTTTTAGTGTGCAAAAAAACATCGATTTCATCTACAACCAACGAGGTTCTGATCTCGCTGCTGTGACCACTTCTAATGGACGCCTCACTTTTGTTG GGGAATGGGTTGCAGAATGGGCAATAAATGGAGCATCTATGCAAGACTACCAGAGATTTGCCAAAGCACAACTAGATGTTTACGGCCGTGCTACTTTTGGATGGGCGTACTGGTCTTACAAGTGTCAGCACAATCACTGGAGCCTCAAATGGATGATCGAGAATAACTATATAAAACTCAATTAG
- the LOC133724343 gene encoding probable glucan 1,3-beta-glucosidase A isoform X2 — protein MAYYNIYPVLALYLSCFVSLSSAQNLKLPLKSVNLGNWLVVEGWMKPSLFDEIPNKDLLDGTKVQLKSTKLQNYLAAENGGDSIVVINRTAASDWETFRLWRIDENSFNFRVSNKQFVGLSRQGTNRIVAMRDAPGDTETFRIVRKDGEPNRIRIQASNDLFLQAISDTVLTADYGGSGWDDGNPSVFIMTIVGSLQGEYQITNGYGPDKAPQILQDHRNSYVTEEDFRFMSSNGLNAVRIPVGWWIAYDPTPPKPFVGGSLQALDNAFTWARKYGLKVIIDLHAVQASQNGMEHSATRDGYLEFGDSSIRDTVKVIDFLAARYAKNPALGAIELINEPWAPLVTLDTLKKYYKAGYDAVRKYTSSAYVILSNRLGPADRKELLSFAQGLSKVVIDVHYYSLYSDMFNGFSVQKNIDFIYNQRGSDLAAVTTSNGRLTFVGEWVAEWAINGASMQDYQRFAKAQLDVYGRATFGWAYWSYKCQHNHWSLKWMIENNYIKLN, from the exons ATGGCATACTATAATATCTACCCTGTTTTGGCTCTTTACTTGTCATGTTTTGTTTCTCTTTCATCAGCGCAGAACTTGAAGTTGCCATTAAAATCTGTGAATCTTGGGAACTGGCTTGTTGTAGAGGGTTGGATGAAACCTTCTCTCTTTGATGAAATACCTAACAAAGATCTTTTG GATGGGACAAAGGTGCAATTGAAGTCCACAAAGCTTCAGAACTATTTGGCTGCAGAAAATGGGGGTGATTCCATTGTTGTTATTAATCGCACTGCAGCCTCTGATTGGGAAACTTTCAGG TTGTGGAGGATCGATGAAAATTCTTTCAACTTTCGAGTATCAAACAAGCAGTTTGTGGGATTGTCACGCCAGGGAACCAACAGGATAGTAGCAATGAGAGATGCACCTGGTGACACCGAAACATTTCGGATTGTAAGAAAAGATGGCGAGCCAAATAGGATTCGCATTCAAGCATCCAATGACTTATTTCTCCAG GCAATATCAGATACGGTACTGACTGCAGATTATGGAGGCTCGGGTTGGGATGACGGTAATCCATCTGTGTTTATTATGACAATAGTAGGCTCATTACAAGGTGAATACCAAATAACAAATGGTTATGGTCCGGATAAAGCCCCTCAAATCCTGCAG GACCACCGGAACTCTTACGTCACTGAAGAGGATTTCAGATTCATGTCATCCAACGGCTTGAATGCTGTGAGGATACCAGTTGGATGGTGGATTGCATATGATCCAACACCTCCAAAGCCTTTTGTTGGGGGATCATTGCAAGCCTTGGACAATGCTTTCACTTGGGCACG AAAATATGGGTTGAAGGTGATTATAGATCTACATGCGGTTCAAGCTTCCCAAAACGGCATGGAACACAGTGCAACAAGAGATGGGTATCTGGAATTTGGAGATTCCAGCATACGGGACACCGTGAAAGTTATAGATTTCCTAGCAGCAAG ATATGCTAAAAATCCAGCTCTCGGAGCAATTGAGTTAATAAATGAGCCTTGGGCACCACTCGTGACTCTAGACACCCTCAAAAAGTATTACAAAGCTGGTTATGATGCAGTAAGGAAGTACACCTCAAGTGCTTATGTGATCCTATCAAACCGCTTGGGACCTGCTGATCGAAAGGAGCTCCTCTCATTTGCCCAAGGCCTCAGTAAGGTAGTCATAGATGTGCATTACTACAGCTTGTATTCAGACATGTTCAACGGTTTTAGTGTGCAAAAAAACATCGATTTCATCTACAACCAACGAGGTTCTGATCTCGCTGCTGTGACCACTTCTAATGGACGCCTCACTTTTGTTG GGGAATGGGTTGCAGAATGGGCAATAAATGGAGCATCTATGCAAGACTACCAGAGATTTGCCAAAGCACAACTAGATGTTTACGGCCGTGCTACTTTTGGATGGGCGTACTGGTCTTACAAGTGTCAGCACAATCACTGGAGCCTCAAATGGATGATCGAGAATAACTATATAAAACTCAATTAG
- the LOC133724343 gene encoding probable glucan 1,3-beta-glucosidase A isoform X3: MKPSLFDEIPNKDLLDGTKVQLKSTKLQNYLAAENGGDSIVVINRTAASDWETFRLWRIDENSFNFRVSNKQFVGLSRQGTNRIVAMRDAPGDTETFRIVRKDGEPNRIRIQASNDLFLQAISDTVLTADYGGSGWDDGNPSVFIMTIVGSLQGEYQITNGYGPDKAPQILQDHRNSYVTEEDFRFMSSNGLNAVRIPVGWWIAYDPTPPKPFVGGSLQALDNAFTWARKYGLKVIIDLHAVQASQNGMEHSATRDGYLEFGDSSIRDTVKVIDFLAARYAKNPALGAIELINEPWAPLVTLDTLKKYYKAGYDAVRKYTSSAYVILSNRLGPADRKELLSFAQGLSKVVIDVHYYSLYSDMFNGFSVQKNIDFIYNQRGSDLAAVTTSNGRLTFVGEWVAEWAINGASMQDYQRFAKAQLDVYGRATFGWAYWSYKCQHNHWSLKWMIENNYIKLN; this comes from the exons ATGAAACCTTCTCTCTTTGATGAAATACCTAACAAAGATCTTTTG GATGGGACAAAGGTGCAATTGAAGTCCACAAAGCTTCAGAACTATTTGGCTGCAGAAAATGGGGGTGATTCCATTGTTGTTATTAATCGCACTGCAGCCTCTGATTGGGAAACTTTCAGG TTGTGGAGGATCGATGAAAATTCTTTCAACTTTCGAGTATCAAACAAGCAGTTTGTGGGATTGTCACGCCAGGGAACCAACAGGATAGTAGCAATGAGAGATGCACCTGGTGACACCGAAACATTTCGGATTGTAAGAAAAGATGGCGAGCCAAATAGGATTCGCATTCAAGCATCCAATGACTTATTTCTCCAG GCAATATCAGATACGGTACTGACTGCAGATTATGGAGGCTCGGGTTGGGATGACGGTAATCCATCTGTGTTTATTATGACAATAGTAGGCTCATTACAAGGTGAATACCAAATAACAAATGGTTATGGTCCGGATAAAGCCCCTCAAATCCTGCAG GACCACCGGAACTCTTACGTCACTGAAGAGGATTTCAGATTCATGTCATCCAACGGCTTGAATGCTGTGAGGATACCAGTTGGATGGTGGATTGCATATGATCCAACACCTCCAAAGCCTTTTGTTGGGGGATCATTGCAAGCCTTGGACAATGCTTTCACTTGGGCACG AAAATATGGGTTGAAGGTGATTATAGATCTACATGCGGTTCAAGCTTCCCAAAACGGCATGGAACACAGTGCAACAAGAGATGGGTATCTGGAATTTGGAGATTCCAGCATACGGGACACCGTGAAAGTTATAGATTTCCTAGCAGCAAG ATATGCTAAAAATCCAGCTCTCGGAGCAATTGAGTTAATAAATGAGCCTTGGGCACCACTCGTGACTCTAGACACCCTCAAAAAGTATTACAAAGCTGGTTATGATGCAGTAAGGAAGTACACCTCAAGTGCTTATGTGATCCTATCAAACCGCTTGGGACCTGCTGATCGAAAGGAGCTCCTCTCATTTGCCCAAGGCCTCAGTAAGGTAGTCATAGATGTGCATTACTACAGCTTGTATTCAGACATGTTCAACGGTTTTAGTGTGCAAAAAAACATCGATTTCATCTACAACCAACGAGGTTCTGATCTCGCTGCTGTGACCACTTCTAATGGACGCCTCACTTTTGTTG GGGAATGGGTTGCAGAATGGGCAATAAATGGAGCATCTATGCAAGACTACCAGAGATTTGCCAAAGCACAACTAGATGTTTACGGCCGTGCTACTTTTGGATGGGCGTACTGGTCTTACAAGTGTCAGCACAATCACTGGAGCCTCAAATGGATGATCGAGAATAACTATATAAAACTCAATTAG